Genomic DNA from Planktomarina temperata RCA23:
ATATTCAAAGTCACCGGGCTTGTTGTCGATGCCCACCTTGGGCGCTGCGATCCAAGGTGCGAATTTGCCAGGCTCAAAACAAGGCACCATCAGCGATTGAATATAGGCGCCGTCCTCCTTGGTCGGCAGCCATTTTCCCGCCTGCGCCTCCCACTCTGCTTGGGAAATCACATCCCCCGCCGGGTTGGCTTTGATCGCAGCAAAGACGCCTATTTGACGATGGAAGGCCTCATGCGGCAAAGCCAGTTCAAACTCAATTCCGGTTTTGGCGATGAGCTTGTTCCACCGACCAATTCCGCCCGAGGCATCGCGGATATAATCATCCCGCAGGCGCATATTTATAGCGGTCAGCGCCGGAACCTCTTGGGCAACAATCTGGCCATCGACGACGCTACGCACGGTGTAGCTGTCATGTTTGAGCTGGTGGTCGTCTTGAATACGCTGCTCCATATAGCGGCCTTTGATGCCGGAATTGAAGGCATTGGCCGCATTGGTCGAGACTTCTTGACCAAACAGATCCAGCGACAAGGAATAATGCAGATTGAGCTTTTTCTGGATGGTCGGCAGATCAATCACGCCCAAATCCCGCACCTTACCGATGTCATAGGGATCTGTGATCCCGGCTTTATTCATCGCCTCGCAGGTGGCCTGCACCACACGGCCCACGCCGGTCTCGCCAACGAACATGTGATGGGCTTCCTCGGTGAGCATAAAGCGGCAGGTGCGGCTGAGCGGATCAAAACCTGATTGCGCCAGGCTTTCCAGCTGCATCTTGCCATCGCGGTCGGTGAAATAGGTGAACATGAAAAACGACAGCCAATCTGGTGTCTCCTCATTGAAGGCCCCCAGCATGCGCGGCGCTTCCTCCGAACCTGACGAACGGCGCAGCAAGTCATCCGCCTCTTCCCGCCCGTCTTTGCCAAAATATTTTTGCAACAGATAGACCATCGCCCAGAGGTGACGCCCCTCCTCCACATTCACCTGAAACAGGTTGCGCATGTCATAAAGTGATGGCGCCGTGAGGCCGAGAAATCGCTGTTGTTCCACAGATCCCGGCTCTGTATCTCCTTGGATTACGATCAAGCGCTTGAGCATATTGCGATACTCACCGGGCACCTCTTGCCAGGCAGGCTGCCCGGCATGCTCCCCCATCGGGATCACGCGGTCTTCCACTTGCGGCGCCAAGAGGACACCCCAGCGGTATTCTGGCATTTTTACATAATCAAACTTGGCCCAACCCTTTGGATCCACGCTGACCGCTGTGCGCAGATACACCATGCTGTCTTGAAAATTCTGCGGGATCAGATCATTCCACCAATTGATATAGCCCGGATGCCATTTCTCCAGCGCTTTGAGAACCTTACGGTCCTCCGATAGGCCCACGTTATTGGGAATCATCGTGTCATAATTGACGTTAATTAGATCCAGCATTTCTATCTCCT
This window encodes:
- the boxB gene encoding benzoyl-CoA 2,3-epoxidase subunit BoxB, whose translation is MLDLINVNYDTMIPNNVGLSEDRKVLKALEKWHPGYINWWNDLIPQNFQDSMVYLRTAVSVDPKGWAKFDYVKMPEYRWGVLLAPQVEDRVIPMGEHAGQPAWQEVPGEYRNMLKRLIVIQGDTEPGSVEQQRFLGLTAPSLYDMRNLFQVNVEEGRHLWAMVYLLQKYFGKDGREEADDLLRRSSGSEEAPRMLGAFNEETPDWLSFFMFTYFTDRDGKMQLESLAQSGFDPLSRTCRFMLTEEAHHMFVGETGVGRVVQATCEAMNKAGITDPYDIGKVRDLGVIDLPTIQKKLNLHYSLSLDLFGQEVSTNAANAFNSGIKGRYMEQRIQDDHQLKHDSYTVRSVVDGQIVAQEVPALTAINMRLRDDYIRDASGGIGRWNKLIAKTGIEFELALPHEAFHRQIGVFAAIKANPAGDVISQAEWEAQAGKWLPTKEDGAYIQSLMVPCFEPGKFAPWIAAPKVGIDNKPGDFEYVKLHMA